In a single window of the Cucurbita pepo subsp. pepo cultivar mu-cu-16 chromosome LG18, ASM280686v2, whole genome shotgun sequence genome:
- the LOC111779852 gene encoding uncharacterized protein LOC111779852: MPKERRDRSASHDRYRASPFSCSSSHARRSSPKLPLGSEDNLREWEEVRCPVCMEHPHNAVLLICSSHEKGCRPYMCDTSRRHSNCLDQFCKLFSETSSIMPVQEDVELPTVNSSLPTVNSSPTLESEPVVDDTPDEQTEGIQLPVHPSSCENQMQPKLVCPLCRGRIKKWVVDEHARQFMNAKPRSCSCETCNFSGPYTDLRKHARKEHPLVRPSEVDPERQHNWRRLERQRDLGDLLSTLQSSFGEDRVDDSILPIDDGGWLTVFFLIRVFRPESSRRSSSWSNVSRARGQPSFRRRTTRLWGESYDGEIGSSSRDEDNDTSDDGSGPLRRHERVQRQTTPDNAP; encoded by the coding sequence ATGCCGAAGGAGAGAAGAGATCGTTCTGCATCTCATGATAGGTATAGAGCATCTCCATTCAGTTGCAGCTCGAGTCATGCTAGACGATCTTCACCTAAACTACCCTTGGGAAGTGAGGATAATTTGAGGGAGTGGGAAGAAGTCAGATGCCCTGTGTGCATGGAACATCCTCATAATGCAGTTTTACTCATATGTTCATCCCATGAAAAGGGTTGCCGTCCTTACATGTGTGATACTAGTCGACGCCACTCAAATTGTCTAGATCAATTCTGCAAGTTGTTTTCAGAAACTTCAAGTATAATGCCAGTGCAGGAAGACGTGGAGCTCCCAACGGTAAATTCTTCGCTCCCAACAGTAAACTCTTCGCCGACATTGGAATCTGAGCCCGTGGTTGATGATACACCAGATGAACAGACTGAGGGGATTCAGCTTCCTGTGCACCCTTCATCTTGTGAAAATCAGATGCAGCCAAAGTTGGTATGCCCTTTGTGCCGAGGGAGGATAAAAAAGTGGGTTGTTGACGAGCATGCTCGTCAGTTCATGAATGCAAAACCAAGAAGTTGTTCCTGTGAGACATGTAACTTCAGTGGACCCTATACAGATCTTAGGAAGCACGCAAGGAAGGAGCATCCTCTTGTGCGTCCATCAGAAGTAGACCCTGAACGACAGCATAACTGGCGACGACTCGAGCGGCAGAGGGACCTGGGAGACCTTCTGAGCACACTACAATCATCATTTGGAGAGGATAGGGTTGATGATAGTATTTTACCCATTGATGATGGTGGTTGGCTCACAGTTTTCTTCCTGATTCGAGTTTTTAGACCTGAATCCAGTAGAAGAAGCAGCAGTTGGTCTAATGTATCTAGAGCTAGAGGCCAACCAAGTTTTAGGAGGAGAACAACCAGACTATGGGGCGAGAGTTATGATGGAGAAATAGGTTCATCTTCCAGAGATGAAGATAATGACACATCAGATGATGGATCAGGCCCGTTGAGGCGCCATGAGCGCGTACAGAGACAGACAACTCCAGATAATGCACCTTGA